In the genome of Bacteroidota bacterium, the window TTTGATGTGGTCCGTAAGAACCAAAAAACCTCATAATTGTATAATCCAATCCAAGTTCATCATGATTGGCAATAATTTTATGCTCACTATACATTTTTGAAACCGAATATGCCCATCTCTTTACATTAGTTGGACCCATCACTAAATTAGATTCTTCATTAAAAGGCAGTTCGGTGTTTTTGCCGTACACATCGCTTGTGGAAGCAAATACCAACTTTACCTTGTCCTGCAGACACTTTTCAATTAAATTGTCTGTCATTTTGTGATTATCGTTCAAGGTATAAAATGAACTACTGTATCTGGGGATTTTTTGAGAAGCAAGGTGTACCCAAACATCTGCTTTAATATCATTAAAAGAATCAATGTTTCTGGCATCTCTCTCAAAAAAAGTAAAATCTTTGTTTGCGATAATGGAAGCAATATTTTCTTTGTTTCCAAAAGAATAATTATCAATTCCAAGCACTTGATGACCTTCTGACAATAGTTTTTTAGCAAGGTTTGAGCCTACAAAGCCGGCAACACCCGTAATTGCAATTTTCATCAGCGCAAACTTAAATAAAATTAGATGTATTGAATGGGTTTAATTTCAGGTGCCTTTTTCCATTTTCTTTGCACCCATGTCAAACTTACGTTCCATGACCGGTTTTGGCTCCGTTGAGAGTGCCAACAAAAATATTTCTGTAAAGGTTGAAATCAGGTCGCTCAATGGCAAATTCTTTGAGTGTAATCTCCGCACTTCTAAGATTTTCAGAGACAAAGAAACAGAAATCAGACAATGGGCTGCGGACAAAATCGGTAGGGGGAGTATACAAATCAATGTTAATGTTGATTATATAAATCAAGATTTATTGTCAAGTCAGTTAAGTATTAACCACAAAATTGCCAAACATTACAAACAACAGATTGACGCACTGACAGCAGAGTTAAACATGGCTAATCCCAACATGTTTGAATATTTGATGCAACTACCCGAAGTTATCAAAATAAATGACCCAAAAACAGGAGACGAAGATTGGAATTTGGCAAAAAATACTTTGGACAAGGCTTTTGAACAATTTGATAATTTCAGACTTCAAGAAGGAAAAGCATTGGCTCGCAACTTAAAAGAACACGCACTCACGATTCAGCAACATCTGCAATCCATTATCCTACTGGACGATGAAAGAAAAGCGAGTGTAACATCTAAACTTCAAAAGGCGATTGAAGAACTCAATGAAAAGGTAAAATTAGATCCTACTCGCTTTGAATATGAGTTGCTTTACTATCTGGAAAAACTTGATATTGGCGAAGAAATAAGCCGACTTCACAACCATATTCATTATTTTATTGAAACCATAGACAATGAAGCAACAGGTAAGAAACTCGGCTTTATTAGCCAAGAAATGGGCAGAGAAATCAATACCTTGGGTTCTAAAGCCAATTACTTTACCATGCAGAAATATGTAGTTGAAATGAAAGATGTTTTGGAGAAAATCAAAGAACAAGTGCTCAATGCACTTTAAATAACATCATCAAACTCAGTGATATCTGCATCTCCCCACAACTCTTCGATTGCATAAAACTTTCTTTTATCTTGCACAAATACGTGTACCACAACATTAATATAATCAATTAACACCCACTCGTTTCGTTCGGAACCTTCAATATTCCACGGCTTCTCTTTTGTCTTCTTTCGTACAACTTCTTCTACACTATCAACAATAGATTCTACATGTCTATCTGAAGTTCCGTGGCAAATTACAAAGCAATCTGTAAAACCTGATTTAATATTCCTAAGGTCTAACACCTTCACACTTTTCGCTTTTTTTTCCTGCATTCCTGCAACAATACTCATGACTAATAAGTCAGTTTCATCAGATTTCGTTTTTTTCATATAAAGATGTTAATTTTGCACCCATAAATTTTTATTGATTTTGGAAAGCGCAAATTTATACAAGGAAGACCTAATTGCAGGCTACAGATGCAAATATTTTGATTCGGTCAGCTCAACAAATGATTATGTAAAAACAATTTTGGATGAGGTTGTCTCATACATTCCGGCAGCTATCATTGCAGATTATCAGACAGAAGGCAAAGGACAAATGGGTAATGGATGGGAATCAGAACACGGGAAAAATCTGTTAATTACTGTAGTAATGAAACCCAATTTCAGTTTGTCGGAAGCTTTGTTCAGAATTAACTATATCTTGACATATAGTTTGATTTGTACGCTTCGAAGTTCATTTGACATGCCTGCACTGCTGAAGTGGCCTAATGACATTTTTCTTGATGACAAAAAGATTGCAGGTGTACTTGCCGAAACAACCATTGCAGGCGACAAAGTAAACACTGTCATTGGTGGAATAGGGCTCAATATCAATCAAGTTTTTAAAGACAGTGATATGGGTTATCCTGCAATCAGTATGCGAGACTATGCCGGAAAAGAATTTGACATTCATACAGTAACGGAGGAATTTCTAAAAACGTTAAGAGATGTTACAGAAAAAAACACATTTACTTCACTCAATTTCTTAGAAGAGAAGATTAGTCAGTTGTTATGGAAAAGAAATGTCCAACAAGAATTTCTTGAAAGAGACACTAACAAAAAAATACTTGCCGCACCTGATAAATTTTGCTCTGACCATCGTTTACTTGTGAAGCATAATGGTATTTTCAAAAAACTTACACGTGAGCACTATCAATGGATTCCATAATCTGTGTTGATATAGGTAATCAAAACTTGAAGCTTGCCGAATTCAACACAAAAGGCAAGTTGTTGAATCACCAAATATATCCAAACACAGAATCTCTCGAAGTTATTAGCAATGTAAGTAAAGATACTCAAGTTATTATATCGGATGTGAGTGGAAAAACTGACCCAATCTGTCATCAGAAAAACCTTCTCATCATTAATGCACAAACTGCCCTCCCTTTCAAAACCAATTACAAAACACCCGAAACACTGGGCACAGACCGTTTGTGTGGACTGGCAGGCGCATTATTCCTCAAACCCGATACAAATTGCTTGGTTTTTAACCTTGGCACCTGCCTAACTATTGATTTTGTAAGTAAAGACAGAGTTTATTCCGGTGGAAATATTTCGCCCGGACTGTCGTTAAGATATAAATCATTGCATCAATTCACTGCAAAACTACCTTTGATTACACCTACTCACATCACTTCGACTATGGGAAAAGACACTCAGAGTGCCATTGCCAACGGTGTTCAAAACGGCATTCAGGCAGAAATTGAATTTTATATTAATCAGTTTTGGAGTCAATCAGACCAAATCAATATTTTTCTGACCGGAGGTGATGCAGTTTTTTTTGAGAAGAAACTAAAAACAA includes:
- a CDS encoding YicC family protein, which encodes MSNLRSMTGFGSVESANKNISVKVEIRSLNGKFFECNLRTSKIFRDKETEIRQWAADKIGRGSIQINVNVDYINQDLLSSQLSINHKIAKHYKQQIDALTAELNMANPNMFEYLMQLPEVIKINDPKTGDEDWNLAKNTLDKAFEQFDNFRLQEGKALARNLKEHALTIQQHLQSIILLDDERKASVTSKLQKAIEELNEKVKLDPTRFEYELLYYLEKLDIGEEISRLHNHIHYFIETIDNEATGKKLGFISQEMGREINTLGSKANYFTMQKYVVEMKDVLEKIKEQVLNAL
- a CDS encoding NAD-dependent epimerase/dehydratase family protein yields the protein MKIAITGVAGFVGSNLAKKLLSEGHQVLGIDNYSFGNKENIASIIANKDFTFFERDARNIDSFNDIKADVWVHLASQKIPRYSSSFYTLNDNHKMTDNLIEKCLQDKVKLVFASTSDVYGKNTELPFNEESNLVMGPTNVKRWAYSVSKMYSEHKIIANHDELGLDYTIMRFFGSYGPHQNTTWWGGPQAVFIQNILEGKTIEIHGTGLQTRTFTYIEDTVQGIEKCIFHPESLNDIFNIANEPDEEITIKELGLLIWELMKGDRNNPDMKLIPYETFGKYEDVMRRVPDISKIKTKLGFLPKWKMADGLRKTIEWQTKRFQKPL
- a CDS encoding type III pantothenate kinase is translated as MDSIICVDIGNQNLKLAEFNTKGKLLNHQIYPNTESLEVISNVSKDTQVIISDVSGKTDPICHQKNLLIINAQTALPFKTNYKTPETLGTDRLCGLAGALFLKPDTNCLVFNLGTCLTIDFVSKDRVYSGGNISPGLSLRYKSLHQFTAKLPLITPTHITSTMGKDTQSAIANGVQNGIQAEIEFYINQFWSQSDQINIFLTGGDAVFFEKKLKTKIFAAPYLNLYGLFNIAQINGII
- a CDS encoding biotin--[acetyl-CoA-carboxylase] ligase, with the translated sequence MESANLYKEDLIAGYRCKYFDSVSSTNDYVKTILDEVVSYIPAAIIADYQTEGKGQMGNGWESEHGKNLLITVVMKPNFSLSEALFRINYILTYSLICTLRSSFDMPALLKWPNDIFLDDKKIAGVLAETTIAGDKVNTVIGGIGLNINQVFKDSDMGYPAISMRDYAGKEFDIHTVTEEFLKTLRDVTEKNTFTSLNFLEEKISQLLWKRNVQQEFLERDTNKKILAAPDKFCSDHRLLVKHNGIFKKLTREHYQWIP
- the rsfS gene encoding ribosome silencing factor, which encodes MKKTKSDETDLLVMSIVAGMQEKKAKSVKVLDLRNIKSGFTDCFVICHGTSDRHVESIVDSVEEVVRKKTKEKPWNIEGSERNEWVLIDYINVVVHVFVQDKRKFYAIEELWGDADITEFDDVI